In a single window of the Pseudomonas sp. B21-015 genome:
- a CDS encoding methyl-accepting chemotaxis protein, with amino-acid sequence MIATEHATSKLSREALSAASEAHQSSAAGRTELVESIARMHQLSQRASSSRELIEALSLRSDDIQRVTLVIQSIASQTNLLALNAAIEAARAGEHGRGFAVVADEVRGLAARTATATGEVGEMVADIQQRTAQVVEQIRQLASDLNTGVAQVEHTGQHLENIARLTDGVERQVGEIAQGADTNREQLDSLFHAIEQMRSDLAISDQQTQRLALAAVQMEGQAETISERLAEVGLDDYHQRIYDLAREGASQIAARFEADIDQGRISLDDLFDRNYQVIPNTSPAKYQTRFDRYTDQVLPAIQEPLLPRHEGLVFAIACTQQGYVPTHNTVFSQPLTGDVQVDTLQNRTKRKFADRTGVRCGSHQQAVLLQTYTRDTGELMHDLSVPIMLKGRHWGGLRLGYKPERPR; translated from the coding sequence AGAGCAGCGCGGCAGGGCGCACGGAACTGGTCGAGTCCATTGCGCGCATGCATCAACTCAGTCAGCGCGCCAGTAGCAGCCGTGAGCTGATCGAAGCCCTGAGCCTGCGCAGTGACGATATCCAGCGGGTCACGCTGGTGATCCAGTCCATCGCCAGCCAGACCAATCTGTTGGCGCTGAACGCGGCCATCGAAGCGGCGCGGGCCGGGGAGCACGGTCGCGGCTTTGCCGTAGTGGCCGATGAGGTTCGCGGGTTGGCCGCGCGCACGGCGACGGCAACCGGCGAAGTCGGGGAGATGGTCGCCGATATTCAACAACGCACGGCGCAAGTGGTGGAGCAGATCCGTCAACTGGCCAGCGATCTGAATACCGGCGTCGCGCAGGTCGAGCACACGGGGCAGCACCTGGAAAACATCGCGCGTCTGACCGACGGCGTCGAAAGGCAGGTCGGGGAAATCGCCCAAGGCGCGGACACCAACCGAGAACAGCTCGACAGTCTGTTCCACGCCATCGAGCAGATGCGCAGCGATCTGGCGATCAGCGACCAGCAAACCCAGCGTCTGGCCTTGGCGGCGGTGCAGATGGAGGGGCAGGCTGAAACCATCAGCGAACGCCTCGCCGAAGTTGGACTGGATGATTACCATCAGCGGATTTACGACTTGGCCCGCGAAGGGGCGAGCCAGATTGCGGCGCGTTTCGAAGCGGATATCGACCAGGGCCGGATCAGCCTCGATGATCTGTTTGATCGCAATTACCAGGTGATCCCCAACACCAGCCCGGCCAAATACCAGACCCGCTTCGACCGCTACACCGATCAGGTATTGCCGGCGATTCAGGAACCGTTGTTGCCGCGTCATGAAGGCTTGGTGTTTGCCATCGCCTGCACACAGCAGGGTTATGTGCCGACCCATAACACCGTGTTCAGCCAGCCGCTGACCGGTGATGTGCAGGTCGATACCCTGCAAAACCGCACCAAGCGCAAGTTTGCCGACCGCACCGGGGTTCGCTGTGGCAGCCATCAGCAGGCCGTGCTGTTGCAGACCTACACCCGCGACACCGGTGAACTGATGCACGATCTCTCGGTGCCGATCATGCTCAAGGGCCGGCATTGGGGTGGTTTGCGCCTGGGTTACAAACCGGAACGTCCTCGCTGA
- a CDS encoding DUF2789 domain-containing protein codes for MDSPTHDLKGLFDQLGLDSSEKAIDDFIASHSPMPDDKKLIDAEFWTPQQAGFLKEQLREDADWAHVVDDLNLRMHQIH; via the coding sequence ATGGATTCACCCACACATGACTTGAAAGGCTTGTTCGACCAGCTCGGTCTGGACTCCAGCGAAAAGGCCATCGACGATTTCATTGCAAGTCATTCACCCATGCCCGATGACAAGAAACTCATCGATGCCGAGTTCTGGACCCCGCAACAAGCCGGCTTCCTCAAGGAACAACTGCGTGAAGACGCCGATTGGGCGCACGTGGTCGACGACCTGAACCTGCGCATGCACCAGATCCACTAG